The Candidatus Roseilinea sp. sequence CGACCGTGGTCTTGCCGCATCCTGACTCGCCGACCAGGCCCAAAGTCTCGCCCTTGCGCACCGTGAACGAGACACCGTCCACCGCTTTGACGTGGGCGACTGTGCGTTGCAACAATCCTCCCTTGATCGGGAAGTACTTGCGAAGATCCCTGACTTCCAGCAGAGGTTCTGATTGGCTCCCGTTCATGCCCATCTCGCTTTCACCTGTTGCAGTCAACAACAAATACATCCTAGGTTAATCGTAGAGCCATGTGCGCACCCAATGGCCGGGCGTGATTTCACGCAAGGGGGGCAGCTCAGCCCGGCAACGCTCGCGCGCGGCTCCCTCGCATTTCTGACAGCGGGGTTCAAACCGACATCCTGGCGGGGGGTTAATCAAGTTGGGCACGGTGCCGGGGATCACATCCAGGCGATCACGCACCTGGCCAAGGATGGGGATCGAACCAATCAGCCCCTGGGTGTAGGGATGCAGGGGGTTGGCGAACAGTTCTTTCACCTCAGCCTGTTCGACGACCTGGCCGGCGTACATGACGATGACGCGATCGCACATCTCGGCCACCACGCCCAGGTCGTGGGTGATCAGCATGATCGCGGTGCCGGTCTTCTCCTTCAGTGCGCGCATCAAGTCGAGGATTTGCGCCTGGATGGTCACATCGAGGGCGGTGGTCGGCTCGTCGGCGATCAACAGTTCGGGTTGGCACGCCAGCGCCATCGCGATCATCACGCGTTGGGCCTGACCGCCGGAGATTTCGTGCGGATAGGCGTGGGCGCGCTTGGCCGGTTCGGGAATGCCCACCATGCGCAACAGCTCGATGGCGCGC is a genomic window containing:
- a CDS encoding ABC transporter ATP-binding protein, giving the protein MSANAAIGAATASTGARNGQLNDLMLDIQGLKTYFYTEDGVVKAVDGVDFYVRRGETLGIVGESGCGKSVTSLSIMRLISPPGKIVEGKIVFDGVNLLDLPEREMTKIRGNRISMIFQQPTSCLNPVFKIGDQVAEVLNIHQALGREAGWQRAIELLRMVGIPEPAKRAHAYPHEISGGQAQRVMIAMALACQPELLIADEPTTALDVTIQAQILDLMRALKEKTGTAIMLITHDLGVVAEMCDRVIVMYAGQVVEQAEVKELFANPLHPYTQGLIGSIPILGQVRDRLDVIPGTVPNLINPPPGCRFEPRCQKCEGAARERCRAELPPLREITPGHWVRTWLYD